CCATGAGATCGGCGAGCAAGGTGACGTCGCGGCCGGGCACATGGCCATAGGACGCGGCGATCTCGGTGCCGAGCGAGACGTTGGCGGCAAGCGCATCCGCGAACTTGTCAGCGTCCTCGGCGAAGACCAGGCCGGGCGTCAGCAGCTTCAGCAGGTAAGAGAGCTTGCCGTAATCCTTTGAGACCAGCGAATAGGCCGGCGATACCGGACAGAACGGAATGCCCGCATAGAATGCGCCGAACGCCAGCAGCGCATGATCGATCGAATTGCCGGAGAGGATGACGACCGGCCGCTCCGCCGACAGGCCGCGTTGGATCAGGCTTGATGCGATGTGCCGGCTCGCCGGGAGCAGCTCGGCATAGGTGATTTTGCGCCAGCCCCGGCCGCCTTCGCGCTCCGCCATGAACACGCGATCCGGGGTAGTCGTCGCCCAGTGATGCAGGCGATCGGTGATGCGGACGGGATAGTCGCCGAGCGGCCGCTTCGGCCGCAAATAGATCGTGCCATCGGCGCGACGCTCGATGTCGATGACGGGATCGCCGAACGAGATCGGCCGCAGCGGAGAATTGCTCGCGCCGCGCTCTGTGCTGGAAGAGGACGGCTCCGTACTCATGGCTTCGGCTTTACCTTGGCGGTCTTGTGCTCGAGGAATTCGCGGATCCTGCGTTTTGCCTCTTTGTCGCTCTGTGCAACGGTGGCCATCAGCGATTCCATCAGGAGACCAGTCTGCGGATTGGCTTCGGCGATCATCGGCAGCGCCTGCAGCACCGCGAAATTGGTCAGCGGCGCGTTGGAGGCGATCTTGGTTGCGAGTTCCAGCGCCTTGGTGAGGCCGTTGCCGGCTTCGGTGACATATTGCGCAAAGCCGTAGGACGCGCCCTCGGTCGCGCTATAGACGCGCCCGGTCAGCATCATGTCCATCATACGCGCGACGCCGATCAGCCTCGGAAGCCGCACTGAGCCGCCGCCGCCGACGAAGATACCGCGCTGACCCTCAGGCAGCGCGAAGTAGGTTGTGGGCTCGGCGACGCGAATGTGGGCGGAGCAGGCAAGCTCGAGCCCCCCGCCGATCACTGCGCCCTTCAGCGCCGCGATCACGGGCACGCGGCTGTACTGGATACGGTCGAACACCCGGTGCCACATCTGCGAATGCAACAGGCCGCCCGTGGCGTCGTGATCCTGAAGCTCTGAGAGGTCGAGGCCGCTGGAGAAATGATCGCCGATGCCGTGAATGACGACCGCGCCGATGTCCTCGGGCAGGGACGCAAAGCATTCGCCGATTTCAAGGATGATGCCGTCGTTGAGGGCATTGCGCTTGGCCGGCCGGTTCAGACC
This portion of the Bradyrhizobium diazoefficiens genome encodes:
- a CDS encoding crotonase/enoyl-CoA hydratase family protein, whose amino-acid sequence is MTQGNAETAAPGASGLLQIERVDRVLTVGLNRPAKRNALNDGIILEIGECFASLPEDIGAVVIHGIGDHFSSGLDLSELQDHDATGGLLHSQMWHRVFDRIQYSRVPVIAALKGAVIGGGLELACSAHIRVAEPTTYFALPEGQRGIFVGGGGSVRLPRLIGVARMMDMMLTGRVYSATEGASYGFAQYVTEAGNGLTKALELATKIASNAPLTNFAVLQALPMIAEANPQTGLLMESLMATVAQSDKEAKRRIREFLEHKTAKVKPKP